The following proteins are co-located in the Naumovozyma dairenensis CBS 421 chromosome 9, complete genome genome:
- the NDAI0I02860 gene encoding uncharacterized protein, which produces MSMNKPITIIDEDDSKTTFPAPLLKKQNFLDQIDLGYKFPSNNNSNNNNGNKKKLAAITKIELEFKAFLWDLNVTFQENDITEDDGKIYLLSRQLTTPLYESLQNYISDTKGKRTLSYSRIINDLMHYYCHTDFDKLVNLWTEFTMIIQGTGGIREYISKFEELYNQLPDNFISNNGMICQFIRNLKPSYKSFFQKKIINLQIELTWALVLSIAREAETYLEQNPFLSKGTNGNRTVPSRYGNKNLHQTTAEATTPTAATTKGNYNPRHGRKNDPSNHAVKNNNKYVPEDNNYQLYTPQPYALSASTLNVPRKMPKDNIYDPAQNICNICLRKGHPKKMCRARGIRKPSPLSYD; this is translated from the coding sequence ATGTCTATGAATAAACCTATTACGATTAtcgatgaagatgacaGTAAAACCACTTTCCCGGCTCCTCTACTAAAAAAGCAAAACTTTCTAGATCAAATAGATCTTGGGTATAAATTCCcttccaataataatagcaacaataataatggaaacaaaaaaaaattagcCGCCATCACAAAAATTGAACTAGAATTCAAAGCCTTTCTTTGGGACCTCAATGTAACCTTccaagaaaatgatataaCTGAAGATGACggtaaaatatatttattatctcGGCAGTTAACCACCCCGTTATATGAGTCGTTACAAAATTACATTTCTGATACCAAAGGTAAGCGAACTTTATCATATTCTAGAATCATCAATGATTTGatgcattattattgccATACCGACTTTGACAAATTGGTCAACTTATGGACTGAGTTTACTATGATAATACAAGGAACGGGAGGTATTAGggaatatatttctaaatttgAAGAACTGTATAATCAATTACCtgataatttcatttcaaataatggaaTGATCTGTCAATTTATTAGAAATTTGAAACCTTCATATAAGTCATTTTTTcagaaaaaaatcataaatTTACAAATTGAATTGACTTGGGCATTGGTTCTTTCCATTGCCAGGGAGGCAGAAACATATTTAGAACAAAATCCATTCCTTTCCAAAGGTACAAACGGAAACAGAACAGTACCTAGCAGGTACggaaacaaaaatttaCACCAAACAACTGCTGAAGCAACAACACCTACAGCAGCCACAACAAAGGGTAATTATAATCCAAGAcatggaagaaaaaatgatCCTAGCAACCATGCtgtaaaaaataacaataaatatGTCCCCGAAGATAACAATTATCAGCTTTATACACCTCAACCTTATGCATTAAGCGCTTCAACTTTAAACGTCCCAAGGAAAATGCCCaaagataatatatatgatcCAGCACAAAACATTTGTAATATATGTTTGAGGAAAGGTCATCCTAAAAAGATGTGTAGGGCAAGAGGTATTAGGAAACCTTCCCCACTTTCTTATGATTAA
- the NDAI0I02870 gene encoding CDP-diacylglycerol--serine O-phosphatidyltransferase (similar to Saccharomyces cerevisiae CHO1 (YER026C); ancestral locus Anc_3.513): MTDLKNRTEQQQQQQQQDSMNVPILSTSEKEKQKHNKNQDNNNGGTDSSDSQSSSSSYLDKETYEGKILRKRTSSIFSLDTTPLAPPNENDIEKFTSDKYHFSMIRNLHMADYITMLNGFSGFYSIISCLRFTLTGKPHYVQRAHFFIILGMCFDFLDGRVARLRNRSSLMGQELDSLADLISFGVAPASIAFAIGLQTTFDVFVLSFFVLCGITRLARFNVTVGQLPKDKKGKSKYFEGFPMPTTLVLVFGMAYCVAHGMIFDNMPLGIVRKDQILEFHPIVLTFFIHGCGMISKSLKIPKP, translated from the coding sequence ATGactgatttgaaaaatcgtactgaacaacaacaacaacaacaacaacaagattCAATGAATGTCCCAATTTTAAGCACCTCAGAAAAagagaaacaaaaacacaacaaaaatcaagacaataataatggtggCACTGATTCCTCCGATTCCCagtcatcttcatcgtctTACTTAGACAAGGAAACCTATGAGGGTAagatattaagaaaaagaaCATCAAGTATCTTCTCTTTAGATACAACACCATTAGCTCCACCCAATGagaatgatattgaaaaattcacaAGTGACAAATACCATTTCAGTATGATTAGAAACTTACACATGGCAGATTACATCACCATGTTAAATGGGTTTTCTGGGTTTTATTCCATCATTTCATGTTTAAGATTTACTTTAACAGGTAAACCGCATTATGTACAACGTGCTCACttctttataatattagGAATGtgttttgatttcttaGATGGGAGAGTCGCAAGATTAAGAAACAGATCCTCATTAATGGGTCAAGAATTAGATTCGTTAGCtgatttgatttcattCGGTGTCGCTCCTGCTTCCATCGCATTCGCCATTGGGTTACAAACTACTTTCGATGTGTTTGTCTTGTCATTTTTCGTACTTTGTGGTATTACAAGATTAGCTAGATTCAACGTAACTGTAGGACAATTACCAAAGGATAAGAAGGGGAAatctaaatattttgaaggtTTCCCAATGCCAACCACTTTGGTTTTAGTGTTTGGTATGGCTTATTGTGTTGCACATGGGATgatttttgataatatgcCATTAGGGATTGTTAGAAAGGATCAAATCTTAGAATTCCACCCAATTGTACTTACTTTCTTTATTCATGGTTGTGGTATGATCTCAAAGAGTTTGAAAATTCCAAAACCATAG
- the POX1 gene encoding acyl-CoA oxidase (similar to Saccharomyces cerevisiae POX1 (YGL205W); ancestral locus Anc_3.514), whose translation MTRLSTVNTKDSPVLIPQKLINKERQDSKLQIDEINTFLESNPEKQSLTHQLIDQIVNDPILQTDTKYYDQTKDQQREITAKKIARLATYMEHDIKTVRAQFRDNDLIKQLQSSSSSSVLPLTNKDISLFDKRLSLVANIDPQLGTRVGVHLGLFGNCIKGNGTDEQIKYWLQTRGAAFIKGIYGCFSMTELGHGSNVAQLQTTATYDSKLDSFVINTPDLTATKWWIGGAAHSATHTVCYARLLVEGKDYGVKTFVVPLRDLETLQLLPGISIGDIGSKMGRDGIDNGWIQFRNVIIPREYMLSRFTKVIPSENGSDKVTVKTQPQLDQISGYSALLSGRVNMVMDSFRFGSKFATIATRYAVGRQQFAPNKNSTELQLIDYPLHQYRVLPQLTIPYLVSPAAFKLMDTYYSTLDELYKVSSSSPANANGLKVVSEKLKNLFIDSASLKATNTWLISTLIDELRQTCGGHGYSQYNAFGKGYDDWVVQCTWEGDNNILSLTSAKSILKKFVDSATKGKFNNSLDEDSFNYLNPKFIMKVFTPSGDSTSIIDDDDLYSYTKIWEVSLVKILAFIGKSIERSRDVDSVSKLLVMVSKFHAIHSMLKTYHNKLTNNDPHDKSFINDQYTQETMWNIYKLFSIYFIDKHSGEFQQFKILTPNDISKIIQPKLLELLPKLRKDCIALTDSFKLPDAMINAPIGYYDGDIYHNYFNEVVKNNPVEKDGAGIAPYHKILSDMLTRGFEFDAKLGGSSNKDILSMLNK comes from the coding sequence ATGACAAGATTATCAACAGTAAACACAAAGGACTCTCCCGTCTTGATCCcacaaaaattaataaacaaagaaagaCAAGATTCTAAACTACAAATCGATGAAATAAATACTTTCTTAGAATCGAACCCAGAAAAACAATCCCTAACTCATCAACTAATAGATCAAATCGTCAATGATCCAATCTTACAAACAGACACCAAATATTACGATCAAACAAAGGACCAACAAAGAGAAATTACAGCAAAGAAAATAGCAAGATTAGCCACATACATGGAACATGACATCAAAACAGTTAGAGCTCAGTTCCGTGACAATGACCTGATCAAACAACTCcaatcttcatcttcttcctctgTCCTTCCTTTGACAAATAAAGACATCTCATTATTTGACAAGCGTCTATCTCTCGTAGCAAACATAGACCCTCAATTAGGTACAAGAGTTGGTGTCCATTTAGGACTATTCGGTAATTGTATAAAAGGTAACGGTACAGATGAACAAATCAAATATTGGTTACAAACGCGTGGTGCCGCATTCATAAAGGGAATATACGGTTGTTTCTCCATGACTGAACTAGGTCACGGTTCTAATGTGGCTCAATTACAAACTACAGCTACTTATGATTCTAAATTGGATTCATTCGTGATAAATACTCCAGATTTGACCGCAACAAAATGGTGGATTGGAGGTGCTGCTCATTCTGCAACTCATACCGTTTGTTACGCAAGATTACTCGTAGAAGGGAAAGATTACGGTGTTAAGACATTCGTGGTCCCATTGAGAGATTTGGAAACTTTACAATTGTTACCTGGAATCTCCATTGGTGATATTGGATCCAAGATGGGTAGAGACGGTATTGATAATGGATGGATTCAATTTAGAAACGTTATCATCCCAAGAGAATATATGTTAAGTAGATTTACTAAAGTAATTCCCTCTGAGAATGGTAGTGATAAAGTTACTGTCAAAACTCAACCTCAATTGGATCAAATTTCAGGTTATAGTGCTTTGTTAAGTGGTAGAGTTAATATGGTTATGGACTCTTTTAGATTCGGTTCCAAATTTGCTACTATCGCTACAAGATATGCCGTAGGAAGACAACAATTCGCTCCAAATAAAAACTCTACGGAATTACAGTTGATCGATTATCCATTACATCAATATCGTGTCTTACCACAATTGACTATACCATATTTGGTTTCTCCCGCTGCGTTCAAATTGATGGATACTTATTATTCTACATTAGATGAATTGTATAAagtttcatcttcatctccTGCTAACGCTAATGGGTTGAAAGTTGTtagtgaaaaattgaagaatttgttCATTGATAGTGCATCATTAAAGGCAACTAATACTTGGTTGATCTCTACTttgattgatgaattaagaCAAACTTGTGGTGGTCACGGTTATTCTCAATATAATGCTTTCGGTAAAGGGTATGATGATTGGGTTGTTCAATGTACTTGGGAAGGTGATAACAATATCTTATCTTTAACTTCTGCTAAatccattttgaaaaaattcgTTGATTCCGCAACAAAGGGTAAATTTAACAATTCATTAGATGAGGATTcattcaattatttaaatccGAAATTTATCATGAAAGTTTTCACCCCATCTGGTGACTCTACAAGTATTatcgatgatgatgaccTTTATAGTTACACCAAAATTTGGGAAGTTAGTTTGGTTAAGATTTTAGCTTTCATTGGGAAATCGATTGAAAGATCTAGAGATGTTGATAGTGTTTCGAAATTATTAGTTATGGTTTCGAAATTCCATGCTATTCATTCCATGTTAAAAACATATCATAATAAGttaacaaataatgatcCCCATGATAAGTCATTCATTAACGATCAATATACTCAGGAGACAATGTGGAACATTTATAAATTGTTCTCCATCTATTTCATCGATAAACATTCTGGTGAATTCCAACAATTTAAGATCTTAACACCAAACGACATCTCCAAAATCATTCAaccaaaattattagaattgTTACCAAAATTAAGGAAAGATTGTATCGCTTTGACTgattcattcaaattaCCTGATGCAATGATTAATGCTCCAATTGGCTATTACGACGGTGATATCTATCATAATTATTTCAATGAAGTCGTAAAGAATAATCCTGTGGAGAAAGATGGTGCCGGTATTGCTCCTTATCATAAGATTTTATCCGATATGTTGACAAGAGGATTTGAATTCGACGCTAAATTAGGAGGTAGttcaaataaagatattttatCCATGTTGAACAAATAG
- the NDAI0I02890 gene encoding protein kinase subunit beta (similar to Saccharomyces cerevisiae GAL83 (YER027C) and SIP2 (YGL208W); ancestral locus Anc_3.517) translates to MGNNPSHPATSHTKGASSISSKPFPITSSTDKNKLKKRVTEPSNTYTTSKPMNIIKHAATPPATHANESNTPIKDTLSDNNNNNNNNNNDREKSNTSSNNDTLTKKKSTLLLHEEDEDEADLSPFSLDNPMSHDSMSSVSNSNSDISDSSDIISLSSSQKNEGQTKAAGYDIEDDDMQVLNKEVTSIEETVKDQETTLKTLTSKSDENTVGGGENDEGKTAATAPKKEEEEKPKIMMYPVEIEWLQGGDKVYVTGSFTGWRKMISLIPDPEKPGTLHVKLQLPEGTHRFRFIVDNELRFSDYLPTATDQTGNFVNYLEVKAPIPPASTANAKMNENEDENANVRRRRASKDIDANLLAMSLEDHKDEGGHARRKSVSKSKKRKDSISHSGTMEAKDDVKSKKERRKSKVSGTDDEPMSARSRIALEIRNDPEDFGDGYSRFHEPGEELKKKYEYTQDIPSVFTDPKVMEEYYLTLDRKKSSGNSHSLQWLTPPQLPAHLESVILNEDGGGSGSRSGKSNGSSGGSSNTISGVENISGALPIPNHVVLNHLVTTSIKHNTLCVASIIRYKHKYATQILYTPLQ, encoded by the coding sequence atggGTAACAATCCAAGCCATCCTGCCACATCACACACAAAGGGTGCCTCATCCATCTCATCCAAACCTTTCCCTATAACGTCGTCAACTGATAAGAATAAGCTGAAGAAACGAGTAACAGAACCCAGTAATACGTATACGACAAGTAAACctatgaatataataaaacacGCCGCTACACCACCTGCAACACACGCTAACGAGAGCAATACTCCTATAAAGGACACGTTGtctgataataataataataacaataataataataatgataggGAAAAATCCAATACGAGTAGTAATAATGACACCCttacaaagaagaaatccACACTTTTGTTACATGAAGAAGACGAGGATGAAGCTGACCTTTcaccattttcattagaCAATCCGATGAGTCATGATAGTATGAGTTCCGTaagtaatagtaatagtgATATTTCTGACTCTTCTGATATAATTAGCTTATCATCGTCACAGAAGAATGAAGGACAAACGAAAGCGGCTGGTTATGATATtgaggatgatgatatgCAAGTTTTGAATAAGGAGGTTACTtctattgaagaaacagTTAAGGATCAAGAGACTACGTTAAAGACATTGACTTCTAAGTCTGATGAGAATACAGTTGGTGGTGGTGAGAATGATGAAGGGAAAACAGCGGCAACAGCTCCAAAAaaggaggaagaagaaaaaccAAAGATCATGATGTATCCTGTGGAGATTGAATGGTTACAAGGTGGTGATAAAGTGTATGTTACAGGTTCATTTACTGGATGGAGAAAGATGATTAGTCTAATTCCCGATCCGGAAAAGCCTGGTACTTTACATGtgaaattacaattacCTGAAGGTACACATCGTTTCAGGtttattgttgataatgaattaagGTTTAGTGATTATTTACCTACTGCTACGGATCAAACTGGTAACTTTGTTAATTATTTGGAAGTAAAAGCTCCAATTCCACCGGCATCTACTGCAAATGCaaaaatgaatgaaaatgaagatgaaaatgcaAATGTAAGGAGAAGGAGAGCCTCTAAGGATATTGATGCGAATTTACTTGCCATGTCGTTAGAAGATCATAAAGATGAAGGTGGACATGCTAGAAGGAAAAGTGTAAGTAAAAGCAAGAAACGAAAGGATTCCATTTCACATAGTGGAACAATGGAAGCAAAAGATGACGTAAAGagcaagaaagaaagaagaaagtcGAAAGTAAGTGGAACTGATGATGAACCAATGAGTGCGCGTTCGAGGATAGCGTTAGAGATACGAAATGATCCGGAAGATTTTGGAGATGGATATTCTCGATTCCATGAACCGGGGgaagaattaaagaagaaatatgaatataCTCAAGATATCCCTTCAGTCTTTACAGACCCTAAAGTGATggaagaatattatttaacaTTAGATCGGAAGAAGAGTAGTGGTAATTCTCATTCTTTACAATGGTTAACACCGCCACAATTGCCGGCACATTTAGAGAGTGTTATATTGAATGAAGATGGTGGTGGTAGTGGTAGTAGAAGTGGTAAAAGTAACGGTAGTAGTGGTGGTAGTAGTAATACGATATCGGGGGTAGAGAATATATCCGGGGCCTTACCTATTCCGAATCATGTGGTATTGAACCATTTAGTGACCACTAGTATTAAACATAATACACTGTGTGTGGCGTCTATCATCAGATACAAACATAAGTATGCGACACAGATCCTGTATACTCCGTTACAATAG
- the MIG2 gene encoding Mig2p (similar to Saccharomyces cerevisiae MIG3 (YER028C) and MIG2 (YGL209W); ancestral locus Anc_3.518): MKDKGQPDFPADNDERPFKCDVCSRGFHRLEHKKRHMRTHTGEKPHHCNFPGCGKSFSRSDELKRHLRTHTSTSQRKTKKPKLRGLKAYHINEESDMALMNNSPTLFYPHPQMATRLAPGMAIGLNPMHAGLIPQQLGMHSIVIPVMTPNGTPVQMYSTTPTAPATAVPHPHQQSTRVTTPPPPSASIQVGPHQFSQISSSVSNTTILSPNGIPMHANAMNAIPISNQQHNFIAVPQPRSMATPPPPPPSKYGVSLPVNAPLMSNNHYHTSNNGTLHDSTSSLALSEQSNTSSIFSSTNAPHSNNNNHYNAHINHVFSGPTSPTSHSNEYMQPSNPNSNNIIHSQSQTQGFFQDRKITAPIVNILSSLKKKNKTTTTPTTTRNEKQQQRNKSFKIDKPSPVEPRAVSAINSTISLSSVLTNNTTHSTLPVIKTSCNDLTPLRLKADGVSYLDVEKRPRERAQFQLSTDDEDDDSNDDDNTTSSSLPSTRIENTSNIPHKLNMNTVKLPPVRNVLRQIDFFNKPN; this comes from the coding sequence TTCCATAGATTAGAACATAAAAAGAGACATATGAGAACACATACTGGCGAAAAACCACATCATTGCAACTTCCCAGGTTGTGGGAAAAGTTTTAGTAGAAGTGACGAATTGAAAAGACATTTAAGAACTCATACCAGTACATCGCAAaggaaaacaaagaaaccTAAATTAAGAGGTCTTAAAGCTTATcatattaatgaagaatcaGATATGGCcttaatgaataattcaCCCACTTTATTTTATCCACACCCACAAATGGCTACAAGATTAGCGCCAGGTATGGCTATCGGTCTTAATCCAATGCATGCTGGTTTAATACCGCAACAACTGGGTATGCACTCTATTGTTATTCCAGTAATGACGCCAAATGGTACGCCTGTTCAAATGTATTCTACTACTCCAACTGCTCCTGCTACTGCTGTACCACATCCACATCAACAATCAACGAGAGTCACTACACCTCCACCACCATCTGCTTCAATACAAGTTGGTCCACATCAATTCTCacaaatttcttcatcggTATCAAATACAACAATACTTTCACCAAATGGAATTCCAATGCATGCAAATGCAATGAACGCCAttccaatttcaaatcaacaACATAATTTCATTGCTGTTCCACAACCACGTAGTATGGCTACGCCACctccaccaccaccatcCAAATATGGAGTTTCTTTACCGGTTAATGCTCCATTAATGAGTAATAATCACTATCATACAAGCAACAACGGGACATTACATGATTCTACAAGTTCTTTAGCTCTAAGTGAGCAGTCAAACACATcttccattttttcttctacTAATGCACCCcattctaataataataatcattaCAATGCGCATATTAATCATGTCTTTTCAGGACCTACTTCTCCAACATCACATTCAAATGAGTATATGCAACCATCAAATcctaattctaataatattattcacTCGCAGTCGCAAACACAAGGATTTTTCCAAGATAGGAAGATAACAGCTCCAATAGTCAATATTTTAAGttctttgaagaagaagaacaagacaACGACGACGCCGACGACaacaagaaatgaaaaacaacaacaaagaaataaaagttTCAAAATCGATAAACCATCGCCAGTTGAACCAAGAGCAGTATCAGCGATCAATAGTACGATATCGTTATCATCGGTTCTGACGAACAACACAACGCACAGCACATTACCAGTTATTAAAACTTCATGTAATGATTTGACACCTCTAAGGTTAAAGGCAGACGGTGTTTCATATTTGGATGTAGAAAAAAGACCTCGTGAAAGAGCTCAATTCCAACTTTCcactgatgatgaagacgatgatagtaatgatgatgataacaCTACTTCATCGTCTTTACCTTCGacaagaattgaaaatactTCAAATATTCCCCATAAACTTAATATGAATACAGTTAAATTACCACCAGTTCGTAATGTCTTAAGacaaattgattttttcaataaaccAAATTGA